From the genome of Streptacidiphilus rugosus AM-16, one region includes:
- a CDS encoding ClpP family protease: MGSYTVPYVIERTAQGERSYDVFSRLLNERIIFLGTEIDDGVANVVIAQLLHLESASPEQEISIYINSPGGSFTSLMAIYDTMTFVQAPISTFCVGQAASTAAVLLAGGDPGRRFVLRHARVLLGQPASGGQQGTVSDLTLAAKEMARIRSQVEEVLSHHTHHDTATLRADMDRDKILTADEAVAYGLADEVLSRRLAFV, from the coding sequence ATGGGCTCGTACACGGTTCCCTACGTCATCGAGCGGACCGCGCAGGGCGAGCGCTCCTACGACGTCTTCAGCCGCCTGCTGAACGAGCGGATCATCTTCCTCGGCACGGAGATCGACGACGGCGTCGCCAACGTGGTCATCGCGCAGCTCCTGCACCTGGAGTCCGCGAGCCCGGAGCAGGAGATCTCGATCTACATCAACTCGCCGGGCGGATCGTTCACCTCGCTGATGGCGATCTACGACACGATGACCTTCGTCCAGGCCCCGATCTCCACCTTCTGCGTCGGCCAGGCGGCGTCGACGGCGGCGGTCCTGCTGGCCGGCGGAGACCCGGGCCGCCGCTTCGTGCTACGCCACGCCCGCGTCCTCCTCGGCCAGCCGGCCAGCGGTGGTCAACAGGGAACGGTCTCCGACCTCACCCTCGCGGCCAAGGAGATGGCGCGCATCCGCTCCCAGGTCGAAGAGGTCCTCTCCCACCACACCCACCACGACACGGCCACCCTCCGCGCGGACATGGACCGCGACAAGATCCTCACCGCGGACGAGGCCGTCGCCTACGGCCTCGCCGACGAGGTCCTGAGCCGAAGGCTCGCCTTCGTCTGA
- a CDS encoding helix-turn-helix domain-containing protein, with product MSTPAPNRPRVIPLRPAGAPQPAAPRERLWRDLVGDVLRRERLAQDRTLKDVADAARISMPYLSELERGRKEASSEVLAAAAHALGLGLADLLTLAQNELSGPTPGRLGRTTRTTPARPSPAAPYDGLCLAA from the coding sequence GTGAGCACTCCTGCGCCGAACCGACCCCGCGTCATCCCGCTGCGCCCGGCGGGGGCCCCGCAGCCCGCCGCGCCGAGGGAACGCCTCTGGCGCGACCTGGTGGGCGACGTGCTGCGACGCGAACGCCTGGCCCAGGACCGCACGCTCAAGGACGTCGCCGACGCGGCCCGGATCTCCATGCCCTACCTGTCGGAGCTGGAGCGCGGCCGCAAGGAAGCCTCCTCCGAAGTCCTCGCCGCCGCCGCCCACGCCCTCGGCCTGGGCCTCGCCGACCTGCTCACCCTCGCCCAGAACGAACTCTCCGGCCCCACTCCCGGCCGCCTCGGCCGGACGACTCGAACGACCCCTGCCCGCCCCTCGCCCGCGGCCCCGTACGACGGCCTCTGCCTCGCCGCCTGA